The genomic region ATCGAAGCCCGACCATGGGCCGTTTTTGAAGGCGTAATAGCCGAGCAGTCACCGGACAATCGCTTTCGTCAATCTTGCATCCTCTTTAACCTCGATCAAAAACCTCAACGCATCCGTTTTCTGGATTCTCCCGGTCATTTCTATCATTTTGTTTATCGTTCTACTGACCACCACCGCCCATGATCTTGGGCAGCGATCGCCAGCCCTTCTCATTGGGAAGCTTGACCTTGCCAAAGtcctcatcaagatcgaggatCACTTTAAGGGCGTTGCGGCTGCGACCATATGGACTAGTGTCCAGGCTGCCCTTGGCCGTTGACACGGCATCTGACACGCCTGTAGgaatcttctccttctgagTACCAGGCATGGGTAGAAGGGTCTGAAGAACTTCATATGCGGCAAGGGTGAAGCCGAactgaggagaagatcgGAAAATACGCGCGGGACCACCCTTGAAGAAGGCAGTGAAACCCTCCTCCTTCCAGATTGTCTTGGCGGCGTGTCGCAGACCGTTATATGTGGCCTCGCCCTTGCGGGCTTCGACCTGAAGTCGGGTCTTGATAACGTCACAGGGTGTCGTCAAGTAGGCAGCGGGCATACCGGCAATCGCACCAGCAGTCAGCAGCTGCAAAACACCCAGCTTGTTGGTCGGAGACTCGCCAAAGAAGTCCTTCTTGAGATGGCTGTAGGTAGGGAAGTAGATGGCCGAGAAGGGAACGTCACGGAGCAGACACGCCGAAGCACCCTTGTACAGTCCAACAAGACCCAGATTGCGCACGATCCACATGGCCGATCGCTTCGGTGTTCCTTCGACGGTCTTGGCGACCTCGCCCTGAACCTGGAGTCGAATCTTGACGATCTCGAGAGGGTTGGTGAAGACCTGTGGTAGGCTAGTTAGTGGCGCTTCTATCAAGGTAGGGGTTATTTGATGAACTTACGACTTGGCAGGCACCAGCAGAACCACCAGAAATCATCTCGGACAAGACTGTAATGTTGCCGTTCTTATCAGTGAAGTACTTTCGGGCAAGATCGTTCACGGTCAGCTTGATGGCCTTCTCTGGAGCAACACCAACTAGCTGGGGTAGCACGCCCGAGTAGAGACCACGGAATCCCTCGTTGCGGATGACCTTCTGGAAACAATCAATCGAGTTCTTGTAGAGGCGCTGACCGGGCTGGGCGCCTCGCTGGTTCTGCAGTCGCGTCTTCACCAAATCGATGGGGTACACCATGAAGGCACCAAAGGCACCGGCAACACTACCCAAAGCAAAGTTGTAACCCGAGGTCAGAACTCCCATCAGGATACCACCAGCGGCAACCTTGGCCTTTGTGGCCTCGACGGCGTCGTAAATGGGGTTCCGCCACGAAGGATCAAGGACCTTGGCGAAATCGGAGAGTCCCAGACGGCCAGAGGGCTCGTCAAGTCCGGCAAAGTGGAAAAGGATGTCAGCTTCCATAGGCGTGAAAAGAGAGAAACGTGTGAGCTTGGCAGCCTCGTTCAGGAACTCAGGACGAGTGATCTTGCCGTCCTTGCTCTGGCCAATGGCACGGCGCAAGATGagctcaacaagatccatcCCGCCGATGACGTTCTGGAAAGCGCGCACATTGGCGTATGAAATCTTGGAACCAATGGAGAGGTTGACAAGAGTGTGCAGATTGTCAAGAATATGCTCAGACAGCTTGTGGCGGGCAGTCTCGACAATGATGCGCTCAAACTCCTCACCActgatgaagccatcgccgtcCTTGTCAAGCTGGTGGAAGGCCTGCCGAATGCGCTCGCCTTGGAGACCGCGCAACATTTGGCAGAACTGAGGATAGTCGAGAGGGTGACGGTGCTTCTTGTTACCAATGTAAATCTTGGCCCAGTCGGAGTCCCAGTCGAAGGTTAGGTTGTCGGGGCCCTTGTTGAGCTCGTACAACGTGCGGAAATCGTCATACTTAACAGAGCCGGTGCGCTCAACGTCAAAGAGGCGGAAAGCGATCTGATACTCGGCATCCggcttgttgaggaggtgCTCGAAAATACCCCAGTCAGCAAGACTCACTTTGCCCTTGCCATTGACATCCGCGACGCTGAATAGAATGGAGTATTGATCACGGGAGATCTTGTGCTGTTTTTGGCAGTGGTTAGCAAGTCCTTGCGAGTATGCAAGCTTGGCTACAGCTTGCTTGAAGCAGGAGTGCGTGACTCACGTAATCCTCGCCCTCAGGCGCAACAGCGTTGATAAACTCATCGGGTCCGAGGTACAGTTCGCCTGTCTCAGGGTCCTTGATAGCATGCTTGGTGAAGCGCGCCTTGGTGTGGGCAGCAAGCTGTTCAGGTTCGTGTGTGCCGATGACGGCCTCCTTGACGGCCTCCTTGGCCACAGCAAGCTTGGACATTGTTATATCGTAGTCGCTCGGAGGGGTAAAGAAAAGTTCCGAAAAGGATGGATCGAGTTCACAGCAATTAGGTTGTCGGAAATAATCGAGCGATACTCAGCAGGTCGCAAACTGAGGTGTCTGGGGCGACTCGGAGACGAATTGGTTTCGTAGTGTCCACTGACAAGTGGTCCGACAACGGCTGACCACGACGAAATTCTCTGGAGCAACGCAAATAGCAGAAGCTAACAAGAGGTAGAAAGAGGTGCAAAGGATAAGATTTCCCTCGAACGATCGAAGTCAGCGGCAGGGGGAGAATGTCGGAGACGCGTCGACGTAGCGAAAGGGAAGCAAAACGAagagaagcagaagctgaagaggagagcaAAATGCGTCAATTGGGGAATTTCGAGATGGAGCGAAAGATGAGATAAATTTGCTATTCACTGGGCCAGGCCGGTGGTTGGTCCGGGCGGGGGGTGTGCTGTAGCGGGTGTGTGTGTCTGTGTTTGCGCCTGCCACGAGGGGTGAGGTACTGGGCTTCAAGTATCTTTGAGTATTGCAAATGACTAGAAATCAGGTACCTTACTCTGTTATTTGTGTGTACCTCAAGTTAGCCAGCAGCTCCCTTTAGAAAGTGCCCTAAATAACCGCTGTTACACTTGCTTCTTCCACTGAAGCCCGCCAGGTTGGCAGCTGGAAGCGCACCTctggaagaaaaggaagcaACGTGGGGCTTTGGTGGTCTGAAGTCCGGACCAGCGGACAGGTATAGGGCGGACCGCTGCAAGCGCGctctcttttttctttgttctttttaACTTGATGCCTTGCCTTTTAGATTCGTACCTAGGCAGAGTATTTGACAGTCGACGATCCAGGAATCTCGCTTCATAttgccaagttcaagagcaCGCGCCAATGACACGAGAGCAACAAAAGTCACAAGCATCAGTCAACGATCTCCAAGCAAATTCGGTGAAGACAGAGCCCAGAAACTACTGCCAGCTCGAGTGACGGTACCTTGAGATACATCATCTCTTCTACATGTGGGCGTGCATATCTAATGGATCTAATCTGTGGACCCCTTCCAAGTTGGCCCATCCCAGGCACCTCCTGGGCAAGGTCTTTTAACGAGCCTGGATATCAGTCAGTGCCTCAAAAGTTGAGCCTCAAGAAGGGAATCGTGATCAATTGCCAGACTCCTGACATCTCAAACTCATACTATCAACAATTATGAGAATAGACACCTGATATGAAACGCGTGCAAAGGAAACCCATTGAATATGCTCTTCCCAGCAGAATGCCGTTTCTCTTCCGTAACACCGGGAAAGCTCCCTCCCCCGATCCCGGGGTGGCATATCGTTGTGGAGATGGACCCCAGGACTGACCCGCCTAACCGGAGTTCTGAGCAGCGCCAACTGCTTGATTCAGCACAGTCCAAGCTATTTCGTGTTTTTATTAACGATCCTAAGCATAAGACGTTCTCATGCTGTGGATATATTGACGAAGTGTATGGACGGCAAGGCAATCATTTCTGATTTTGAACCAGTGACCGGGTTTGGATCTTGAGGTCATACTTCGTTGCCCGGAATGACTTGAGTTTCCTCCTTTACCCTCCCGGGTCTCGCAGCCTTCTCTGACGTGGGAGGAGCGAGTCCCTGGTCTTTCATGAGAAATGTTGAAAAATCATATGTGCCGTCGCGGTTCCGCTGGACCGTAGCGCAATCTATCATGCTGCAGGTAATGCAGATTCTTCGGCACGGAGTCATTGACGATGATCCCCTgatagttattaataaaggctcCTAATGTAAATTGTTGCTCACCTGTTCTCGCCTAAAACACAATATCCTGTGCCCCAGACTCGGAGTCGCGGAGGGTTTGCCCGCGCTTGCGACAGCGGACAGTATCCATGTTTCCAGAATGGCAGAAACTCTCCCTCAATTTCTTAGACGTCACATGGTGCCGATGGTCTCTCTAGTGCAGCCTTGGGACCTGGTCATTTCAAGTGGAATCTTTCCTCAAGCATGCCTAGGTCACGAGCACAGCTCAATGCTATTCTTTGACCAAATTTGGCCAAGGTGAAACTCCAAAAGAAGCCATTTTCACCATGATTTATCTTCTATATTGTTAACCCTCAGTTTCTCCATCAAGACATGTTACCTTGCAGGCCCGATTGCCAGTTTGCCATCACCTGTGAGGCCTAACTTGCTCGCGCGCCTATCAGAACACTTGCTGTCActttcaagaaccttgactTAGGTATCCGTGGGTCAGCGGGGAGTTCGCATAAATAGGTAGGTACTTGAGTCTACTTCTTTCGACTCTATGGTATTGCGAGAGACCGAAATGCCGGAAATTCCCGGTCAGCACAGAGCAACTTTCCCCTGGGCTCTGCCACGACTAGTCCAATGTCCATCCCTTGTTCTGGTCTTGTTAGTGGGCGCTCGTACCCATCAGGCAAGGAGAATCCTCCGTGGGGAAATGTCGGGGTTTTTAAGCTAGGGTCGGGGTAAGCTCGCCCTTAATATATTCCCCTCGATATGATTAAAGTTAGCGACAGGTTTCGTGATCTTGTTCTTTAGTCCTGTATACATAGATCTCCCAACATGATATAACTTGTGTGGATGGCAAGTCGTGTGATATGAACATATCTTGTCTGATTTAAACGACCTGCAAGATGCATTGCACGGCAAGTGTAAAACACAACGTTTTTCTATCTCGGTAGTTATACAAGACAACCAGCAAGTGAAAGCCATACATTATAGGAGATAGAACCCGCCTTGCAAAATACTAGATATGAAAGTATGCATCTCTGTTGAAGAACCCCTTAACATGATAAAGACATGCCCCAGTCCCGGACTGAAGCAGCATATACAAAGCGCCCACTGGTCTGATATACTAAATGGCACAAGGAACATCAGGTGACAATATTGAAGCAAGAGAATTGAGGATTAGATACCATACACGCGTCCAGAGCCTCTACTAATCTATATGCTACTGTAAATGCAAACTGGGGGCCTATGGGGTTACTGGCGATGGTGGCAGTGGTGATCATGGCTGATTGTATCTCCATCCCACTTGCTCTGGTCTATGGTCGACTCCATTCTGCTTGAGGTCGCGAGCCCTCCACCACTCAAAAGGCCAGCCTCCCCCAACGGTCCCTGAAGAATCCTCCATACGCCTTCGTCCCTAGTCCATATCCCACTTACAATTCCATATATGCAGTCGCACGTATGTAAGTTGGTGGTGGAAGAGACCGTTCCCGCAACGCCGAATTCCGAAAATGTATTAAACCAGCCAAATAGGCAATAAAAGATGATATAATCGCAGTCGCACAATCGTGATATTCGTAACAGTCATCCAGAGTCGTTATACAGTATTTGTACCTTTCGCTCCACTGCTTTCCTCTCCTTACAAGCTCGAGAGTCTGGGGTTGAGGCAAGGCGaatgatggagaagaggagtCCAGGGGGGTAGCATGTGGGGAGTGTCGCCGCTCATATTAAATTGTTATGTTGTGCCCAGCCCCGGCCGGGTATTAGTAAAGAGTTCATGTCAAAAAGAACCACCGTCTTTAAGAACGAGATTAGGGCAAGAAAAAAAGCCCGGCCAAGAGCGAAAATAGCCGTAACCTGTGTCGAGACAAAGTCTGGGGTAGGTAATTAGGGCTTGTCCGGAGCTGGCCGCACCCGCTATTCCGGTCCGGATGAAGTAGTAAAGATACCCCGGTCCGGTCAAGTACCGAcgcaacaacaacaacagtcaAAACACCTCAATCGCCGGTGTGGCAGGTCGCAATGCTCGGCGCCAggctggagaagagaagaaatggCGAGAAGTTGGTGGGCGCCATGTACCAGAAAGGACCCGCCACAAGCATGTGCCAACCGGgtcatgatggcttcttATCCTTCAATGGGAATGAGTTGGGGCTGCGCAATGGACAACTCGGCACTGCCTTCGCGATatccttgaagctctcggCGAACGGGAGATAGCTGGTGAGGAAGAGTGAAGCCAGTATCGAGAGCTTCTTGCACTAACAAAGACGCTCCCTTATACCGGCGGTCCGTATACTTTTCAAAGACGGCGGCATGGTGTTGGTCTGGACGATCACAGCATtcaatcatcatcgtcaccaaGTTCTTCAACTGACTCCAGGTATAGCCCGAGTAGAAGACATGTTGCTTAGTCTGCATTGCAAGTTAGCCTGT from Fusarium oxysporum Fo47 chromosome III, complete sequence harbors:
- a CDS encoding mitochondrial carrier domain-containing protein, whose translation is MSKLAVAKEAVKEAVIGTHEPEQLAAHTKARFTKHAIKDPETGELYLGPDEFINAVAPEGEDYHKISRDQYSILFSVADVNGKGKVSLADWGIFEHLLNKPDAEYQIAFRLFDVERTGSVKYDDFRTLYELNKGPDNLTFDWDSDWAKIYIGNKKHRHPLDYPQFCQMLRGLQGERIRQAFHQLDKDGDGFISGEEFERIIVETARHKLSEHILDNLHTLVNLSIGSKISYANVRAFQNVIGGMDLVELILRRAIGQSKDGKITRPEFLNEAAKLTRFSLFTPMEADILFHFAGLDEPSGRLGLSDFAKVLDPSWRNPIYDAVEATKAKVAAGGILMGVLTSGYNFALGSVAGAFGAFMVYPIDLVKTRLQNQRGAQPGQRLYKNSIDCFQKVIRNEGFRGLYSGVLPQLVGVAPEKAIKLTVNDLARKYFTDKNGNITVLSEMISGGSAGACQVVFTNPLEIVKIRLQVQGEVAKTVEGTPKRSAMWIVRNLGLVGLYKGASACLLRDVPFSAIYFPTYSHLKKDFFGESPTNKLGVLQLLTAGAIAGMPAAYLTTPCDVIKTRLQVEARKGEATYNGLRHAAKTIWKEEGFTAFFKGGPARIFRSSPQFGFTLAAYEVLQTLLPMPGTQKEKIPTGVSDAVSTAKGSLDTSPYGRSRNALKVILDLDEDFGKVKLPNEKGWRSLPKIMGGGGQ